The proteins below are encoded in one region of Maribacter aestuarii:
- a CDS encoding DUF418 domain-containing protein produces MKAIVNQRINIVDALRGFALAGIVIVHIVENYVGAPTPENTMQGTHIGILDSIVDGFIFLFLRGKFFALFSFLFGLSFYLQLNRKKEGEDNFIGRFIWRLVLLFLIGYVHSLFYRGDILTVYALLGVFLVLFYKVSNKWVLIFTGLMFIGLGRFTVFLITHGGNIFIPGDFSPNSPLVLSYFEAIQHGSLWDVFKTNAVEGHLMKMDFQLGVFSRGYITFGFFLLGMVVGRLRFFENFRELTSETKKVLIYSIVGFFVSLGLVILVFSQLGPEVKFDNWLSMLGLTFVDLNNIFMTFILICVFVIAYRKNWGERVLNIFVPYGKMALTNYFIQSIIGTFIFFGWGLGYLGTIPNSSAFLLALLIIGLQVIFSKLWLSYFTYGPLEWLWRSATYFKWFKIRKEKA; encoded by the coding sequence ATGAAAGCAATTGTTAATCAGCGTATCAACATAGTAGATGCGCTCCGTGGTTTTGCCTTGGCCGGAATCGTAATCGTTCATATTGTAGAAAATTACGTGGGCGCTCCTACCCCAGAAAATACGATGCAAGGAACGCATATAGGAATTTTGGATAGTATCGTCGATGGGTTTATTTTCCTTTTTTTGAGGGGTAAGTTCTTTGCCCTGTTCTCCTTTCTGTTTGGACTTAGCTTTTACTTGCAGTTGAATCGCAAAAAAGAAGGAGAAGATAACTTTATTGGTCGCTTCATCTGGCGACTGGTGTTATTATTCCTAATTGGCTACGTCCACAGCTTGTTTTATCGGGGTGATATTTTAACGGTTTATGCGCTTTTGGGTGTTTTTCTGGTACTCTTTTATAAAGTTTCCAATAAATGGGTATTAATTTTTACAGGTTTAATGTTCATAGGACTTGGCAGATTTACCGTATTTCTTATAACCCACGGGGGTAATATTTTCATTCCTGGAGATTTTAGCCCCAATAGTCCCCTAGTGCTGTCATATTTTGAAGCTATACAGCATGGAAGTCTTTGGGATGTTTTTAAAACCAATGCGGTGGAAGGGCACTTGATGAAAATGGACTTTCAACTCGGGGTATTCTCACGTGGCTATATTACCTTCGGTTTTTTCCTTTTGGGAATGGTGGTAGGTCGTTTAAGATTTTTTGAAAATTTCAGGGAATTGACAAGTGAAACAAAAAAGGTGCTCATTTACTCGATCGTTGGTTTCTTCGTTTCCCTTGGTTTGGTAATTCTAGTGTTTTCACAGCTGGGTCCTGAAGTAAAGTTTGACAATTGGTTGAGCATGTTGGGTCTGACGTTTGTGGATTTGAACAATATCTTTATGACTTTTATATTGATTTGTGTTTTTGTGATTGCATACCGCAAAAATTGGGGAGAACGAGTGCTAAATATTTTTGTACCCTATGGTAAAATGGCATTGACGAATTATTTTATCCAGAGTATTATCGGTACGTTCATATTTTTTGGGTGGGGTTTGGGTTATTTAGGAACAATACCCAATAGTTCTGCTTTTCTTTTAGCACTGTTGATTATTGGGCTGCAGGTAATATTTAGCAAATTGTGGCTCTCTTATTTTACCTACGGTCCCTTGGAATGGTTATGGCGAAGTGCCACCTACTTTAAATGGTTTAAAATTCGAAAGGAAAAGGCTTAA